A part of Brachybacterium faecium DSM 4810 genomic DNA contains:
- a CDS encoding pentulose/hexulose kinase (PFAM: FGGY family of carbohydrate kinases, N-terminal domain; FGGY family of carbohydrate kinases, C-terminal domain) encodes MTHAAVTPAPRPETAALIAEGRAHLGLELGSTRIKAALIDDGGAVLATGSHAWENQHVEDSWTYSLESVHAGIGDCYADLVRDVRERHGVELTQLASVGISAMMHGYLPFDAEGTLLTPFRTWRNTYTSEAAAELSRALGRNIPLRWSIAHLLHAIRGGEEHVRDLAELTTLAGYVHRRLTGRSVLGVGDASGVFPIAASGEGYDAELLERFGALEGVAELPWSLADVLPEVLSAGQDAGSLTAEGAALLDPTGALQPGAVAAPPEGDAGTGMVATHAIAPRTGNVSAGTSAFAMVVLEKPLSGPREEIDMVTTPAGDPVAMIHTNNCAGDLDAWLGLFGRFAELLGRPADAEELYGILFGAGAEGEADAGGVLSYNYISGEHQTRVPSGRPLLVREQNARFTLENFMRAQLYGAFGALAVGMEALLKDEGVQLDVMFAHGGIFRTAGVAQQVLADAIATPVAVGESAGEGGAWGMALLAAFTAARQGAAGSAPASLSSFLAEQIFASQELSTLEPQEAGMAGHAQWLDAYRAALPVERRAGELLA; translated from the coding sequence ATGACGCACGCCGCCGTGACCCCCGCACCCCGCCCCGAGACGGCCGCCCTGATCGCCGAGGGCCGCGCGCACCTCGGCCTCGAGCTCGGCTCCACCCGCATCAAGGCCGCCCTGATCGACGACGGCGGCGCCGTGCTGGCCACCGGCTCGCACGCCTGGGAGAACCAGCACGTCGAGGACAGCTGGACCTACTCCCTCGAGAGCGTCCATGCCGGCATCGGCGACTGCTACGCGGATCTCGTGCGGGACGTGCGCGAGCGCCACGGCGTGGAGCTCACGCAGCTGGCGAGCGTGGGCATCTCCGCGATGATGCACGGCTACCTCCCCTTCGACGCCGAGGGGACGCTGCTGACCCCGTTCCGCACCTGGCGCAACACCTACACCTCCGAGGCCGCCGCCGAGCTGAGCCGGGCGCTGGGCCGGAACATCCCGCTGCGCTGGAGCATCGCCCATCTGCTGCACGCGATCCGCGGCGGGGAGGAGCACGTGCGCGACCTCGCCGAGCTCACCACGCTGGCCGGGTACGTGCACCGCCGGCTCACCGGACGCTCCGTGCTCGGGGTCGGCGACGCGAGCGGCGTGTTCCCCATCGCCGCCTCCGGCGAAGGCTACGACGCGGAGCTGCTCGAGCGCTTCGGCGCGCTCGAGGGCGTCGCGGAGCTGCCCTGGTCTCTCGCGGACGTGCTGCCCGAGGTGCTCAGCGCCGGGCAGGACGCCGGCTCGCTGACCGCCGAGGGCGCGGCGCTGCTGGACCCCACGGGCGCCCTGCAGCCCGGCGCGGTCGCCGCCCCGCCGGAGGGCGACGCGGGCACCGGCATGGTCGCCACGCACGCCATCGCCCCGCGCACCGGCAATGTCTCCGCCGGCACGAGCGCCTTCGCGATGGTGGTCCTCGAGAAGCCGCTGTCCGGTCCGCGCGAGGAGATCGACATGGTCACCACGCCCGCCGGCGACCCGGTGGCGATGATCCACACCAACAACTGCGCCGGCGACCTCGATGCCTGGCTGGGCCTCTTCGGCCGCTTCGCCGAGCTGCTGGGACGCCCGGCCGACGCGGAGGAGCTGTACGGGATCCTCTTCGGCGCGGGCGCCGAGGGCGAGGCCGACGCCGGCGGCGTGCTGAGCTACAACTACATCTCCGGCGAGCACCAGACGAGGGTCCCCTCGGGCCGTCCGCTGCTGGTGCGCGAGCAGAACGCCCGCTTCACGCTCGAGAACTTCATGCGCGCCCAGCTCTACGGCGCCTTCGGGGCGCTCGCGGTGGGCATGGAGGCGCTGCTGAAGGACGAGGGCGTGCAGCTGGACGTGATGTTCGCCCACGGCGGCATCTTCCGCACCGCGGGCGTGGCCCAGCAGGTGCTGGCCGATGCGATCGCGACCCCGGTCGCCGTCGGCGAATCCGCCGGCGAGGGCGGGGCGTGGGGCATGGCGCTGCTCGCCGCGTTCACCGCCGCCCGCCAGGGCGCGGCCGGCTCGGCCCCCGCCTCGCTGAGCAGCTTCCTCGCGGAGCAGATCTTCGCCTCCCAGGAGCTGTCCACCCTCGAGCCGCAGGAGGCCGGCATGGCCGGCCACGCGCAGTGGCTGGACGCCTACCGCGCCGCGCTGCCCGTCGAGCGCCGCGCCGGCGAGCTGCTCGCCTGA
- a CDS encoding ribulose-5-phosphate 4-epimerase-like epimerase or aldolase (PFAM: Class II Aldolase and Adducin N-terminal domain~TIGRFAM: L-ribulose-5-phosphate 4-epimerase) — MTLVLTELPSSTQEAVAATRERVAALHAELPRNELVVWTAGNVSERVAATDPAVPGLMVIKPSGVSYDELAAENMVVCTLDGEKIDDGTPASLVPSSDTAAHAYVYAHMEEVGGVVHTHSTYATAWAARGEEIPCVLTMMGDEFGGPVPVGPFAIIGDDSIGRGIVETLEGHRSPAVLMQNHGPFTIGKDARAAVKAAVMVEEVARTVHISRQLGEPLPIAQEHIDSLYDRYQNVYGQHDQKG, encoded by the coding sequence ATGACCCTCGTCCTCACCGAGCTGCCCTCGTCCACCCAGGAGGCGGTCGCCGCGACCCGTGAGCGCGTCGCCGCGCTGCACGCCGAGCTGCCCCGCAACGAGCTGGTGGTCTGGACCGCCGGGAACGTCTCCGAGCGGGTGGCCGCCACCGATCCCGCGGTGCCCGGGCTGATGGTGATCAAGCCCTCCGGCGTCTCCTACGACGAGCTGGCCGCCGAGAACATGGTGGTCTGCACCCTCGACGGCGAGAAGATCGACGACGGGACCCCCGCGAGCCTCGTGCCCTCCTCGGACACCGCCGCCCATGCCTACGTCTACGCGCACATGGAGGAGGTGGGCGGCGTGGTCCACACCCACTCCACCTACGCCACCGCCTGGGCCGCGCGCGGCGAGGAGATCCCCTGCGTGCTCACGATGATGGGCGACGAGTTCGGCGGGCCGGTCCCCGTCGGCCCCTTCGCGATCATCGGCGACGACTCCATCGGACGCGGCATCGTGGAGACCCTGGAGGGTCACCGCAGCCCCGCCGTGCTGATGCAGAACCACGGCCCGTTCACGATCGGCAAGGACGCCCGCGCCGCGGTCAAGGCCGCGGTGATGGTCGAGGAGGTGGCCCGCACGGTGCACATCTCCCGGCAGCTCGGCGAGCCGCTGCCCATCGCCCAGGAGCACATCGACTCCCTGTACGACCGCTACCAGAACGTCTACGGCCAGCACGACCAGAAGGGCTGA
- a CDS encoding Integral membrane protein DUF6 (PFAM: Integral membrane protein DUF6) — protein sequence MSGGILLAVLGAALLHGTWNALAKLIPDRLVSSALIGLAYLLLGGLACLVLPLPAAGAVPSLLLSAVLQTAYLILLTAAYAASDFGTAYPLMRGVAVLGVTAVSVLWLGESLAPGQLLAVLLVVVALAVLALRSSRTQTRRGLLLALVVGAVVAAYSLVDGVGVRSAGNALSYAAWLFLLQGVTVPLTCWVLSRDRRAFLAGLRRHARPGMLGGVLSLIAYAVVVWAQSLAPLALVSALRETGVIVAVFAGRLLFREPLTTRGVAASGLVAVGIVLLRTTTA from the coding sequence GTGAGCGGCGGCATCCTGCTGGCCGTGCTCGGCGCGGCCCTGCTGCACGGCACCTGGAACGCGCTCGCGAAGCTGATCCCGGACCGGCTGGTCTCCTCGGCCCTCATCGGCCTGGCGTACCTGCTGCTGGGAGGGCTCGCATGCCTGGTCCTGCCGCTACCGGCGGCCGGCGCGGTGCCCTCCCTGCTGCTCTCCGCAGTGCTGCAGACGGCCTACCTGATCCTGCTCACCGCCGCCTACGCCGCGAGCGACTTCGGCACCGCCTACCCGCTCATGCGCGGCGTCGCCGTGCTCGGGGTCACCGCCGTCTCGGTGCTGTGGCTGGGGGAGAGCCTCGCGCCGGGGCAGCTGCTGGCGGTGCTGCTCGTGGTGGTCGCGCTCGCGGTGCTCGCCCTGCGCTCCTCCCGCACCCAGACCCGCCGCGGCCTGCTCCTCGCGCTCGTGGTGGGCGCGGTGGTCGCCGCCTACTCCCTGGTGGACGGCGTGGGGGTGCGCAGCGCCGGGAACGCGCTGAGCTACGCCGCCTGGCTGTTCCTGCTGCAGGGCGTGACGGTGCCCCTGACCTGCTGGGTGCTCAGCCGCGACCGGCGCGCCTTCCTCGCCGGGCTGCGGCGCCACGCGCGGCCGGGGATGCTCGGCGGGGTGCTGTCGCTGATCGCCTACGCGGTGGTGGTGTGGGCGCAGTCGCTCGCACCGCTGGCCCTGGTCTCGGCGCTGCGGGAGACGGGCGTGATCGTCGCGGTGTTCGCCGGGCGGCTGCTGTTCCGCGAGCCGCTCACCACCCGCGGGGTCGCGGCGAGCGGCCTGGTCGCGGTGGGGATCGTGCTGCTGCGCACCACCACCGCCTGA
- a CDS encoding uncharacterized AP superfamily protein (PFAM: Type I phosphodiesterase / nucleotide pyrophosphatase): MTETQHRTPHVLVMGWDGVRDDVRRAARTPHLDRLATRGFESTVRVHEKNRTISGPVWSTIATGVHADQHGVVDNDFRSHRFAEHPDVLSRVRAAGPGATTFAAAPWAPLVTTDSGGPLFPGGHHLELGGQDPLAALAACDEAVTGRVAQELLTADHAAVFSHHDLPDGVGHHEGVTDAYRAAVETCDAQLRVLLAAIEARPHRESEDWTVIVVTDHGHTETGGHGGDSEDERLAWIVAAGPGIDSDSGRGVDHADVMAHALTALGIEIDLGTIAGRPFGARAETGR; the protein is encoded by the coding sequence ATGACCGAGACCCAGCACCGCACGCCCCACGTCCTCGTGATGGGGTGGGACGGGGTGCGCGACGACGTGCGCCGCGCCGCCCGCACCCCGCACCTGGACCGGCTCGCCACCCGCGGCTTCGAGAGCACCGTGCGCGTGCACGAGAAGAACCGGACGATCTCCGGGCCGGTGTGGTCCACGATCGCGACCGGCGTCCACGCCGATCAGCACGGCGTGGTGGACAACGACTTCCGCTCCCACCGCTTCGCCGAGCACCCCGACGTGCTCAGCCGCGTGCGCGCCGCCGGGCCGGGGGCCACCACCTTCGCCGCGGCACCCTGGGCGCCGCTGGTCACCACGGACTCCGGCGGGCCCCTCTTCCCCGGCGGCCACCACCTCGAGCTCGGCGGGCAGGACCCGCTCGCCGCGCTCGCCGCCTGCGACGAGGCCGTCACCGGGCGCGTGGCCCAGGAGCTGCTGACCGCCGATCACGCGGCCGTCTTCTCCCACCACGACCTGCCCGACGGGGTGGGCCACCACGAGGGCGTCACCGACGCCTACCGCGCCGCGGTCGAGACCTGCGACGCCCAGCTCCGCGTGCTGCTCGCGGCGATCGAGGCCCGTCCGCACCGCGAGAGCGAGGACTGGACCGTCATCGTCGTGACCGACCACGGCCACACCGAGACCGGCGGCCACGGCGGCGACAGCGAGGACGAGCGCCTCGCCTGGATCGTCGCCGCCGGCCCGGGCATCGACTCGGACTCCGGGCGCGGCGTCGACCACGCCGACGTGATGGCGCACGCCCTGACGGCGCTCGGCATCGAGATCGACCTCGGGACCATCGCCGGCCGCCCCTTCGGCGCCCGGGCCGAGACCGGGCGGTGA
- a CDS encoding transcriptional regulator (PFAM: LysR substrate binding domain; Bacterial regulatory helix-turn-helix protein, lysR family) yields MFSMSMLQLRAFDAVVAEGGIGAAARALGVSQPTVSAQLRALEQQHGVRLVERSTGEPTAVGERLREVTAPMIALERAARAVLTEAEGSGDGVFTVAADAPSHLMPVLRGLRPAFPHTVFEVRAMNSSTSLRAVEAGEVDLAIAADVPEAPTLHRRELQRQDLAAVLPVAHPLARGKTLPLAALASETIVAREEGSRTRAALTRAARTQGVALRHAVVADDRETMLAAVISGFGIGILAENEMIDDPRIVMLDLRRPTISLTEHLVCAAHRREEPLLRAAFAVAGG; encoded by the coding sequence ATGTTCTCTATGAGCATGCTGCAGCTGCGGGCCTTCGACGCCGTCGTCGCCGAGGGCGGGATCGGGGCGGCCGCCCGCGCGCTCGGCGTGAGCCAGCCGACCGTCTCCGCGCAGCTCAGGGCGCTCGAGCAGCAGCACGGGGTGCGCCTGGTGGAGCGGTCCACGGGGGAGCCCACCGCGGTGGGCGAGCGGCTGCGCGAGGTCACCGCGCCGATGATCGCCCTCGAACGCGCCGCCCGCGCCGTGCTCACCGAGGCGGAGGGCAGCGGCGACGGCGTGTTCACGGTGGCGGCCGACGCCCCCTCGCACCTCATGCCCGTCCTGCGCGGGCTTCGCCCGGCCTTCCCGCACACCGTCTTCGAGGTGCGGGCCATGAACTCGAGCACCTCGCTGCGGGCGGTCGAGGCGGGCGAGGTGGATCTCGCGATCGCGGCCGACGTCCCCGAGGCGCCGACACTGCACCGCCGCGAGCTGCAGCGGCAGGACCTCGCCGCTGTGCTGCCGGTGGCTCATCCCCTCGCCCGGGGCAAGACCCTCCCGCTGGCCGCACTGGCCTCCGAGACGATCGTGGCCCGCGAGGAGGGCAGCCGCACCCGCGCAGCGCTCACCCGCGCGGCCCGGACCCAGGGCGTCGCGCTGCGACACGCCGTGGTGGCCGACGACCGCGAGACCATGCTCGCCGCGGTGATCTCCGGCTTCGGCATCGGGATCCTCGCCGAGAACGAGATGATCGACGATCCGCGGATCGTCATGCTCGACCTGCGCCGGCCCACGATCTCGCTCACCGAGCACCTCGTGTGCGCGGCGCACCGCCGCGAGGAGCCGCTGCTGCGGGCGGCCTTCGCCGTCGCCGGCGGCTGA
- a CDS encoding L-arabinose isomerase (PFAM: L-arabinose isomerase), which translates to MDNPFTAREIWFLTGSQGLYGPETLVQVAEQSRTIAETLDAASDIPVKIVWKPVLTDRDAIREIALAANADPACVGVIAWMHTFSPAKMWIQGLDALRTPLLHLHTQANVELPWSTIDMDFMNLNQAAHGDREFGYIATRLGVDRKTVVGHASDEGVQSKIGRWARAATGWAEMHSLKLARFGDNMRGVAVTEGDKTEAELRLGVSVNTWGVNDLVTVVDAVDDRDVDALVAEYEELYEVAPELRKGGERHESLRYGARQEIGLRTFLEEGGFGAFTTNFEDLGGLRQLPGLAVQRLMADGYGFGAEGDWKTAILVRVAAVMGHGLPGGASLMEDYTYELTPGREKILGAHMLEVSPSLTTQKPTLEIHPLGIGDREDPVRLKFTADPGPAVVVALSDMRERFRLVANVVDVVEPDEELPNLPVACAVWEPKPDFATSAECWLTAGAAHHTVMSNAVDLETWEDLATIGDLELAIIDEDTTVRSFAQDLRTNQVFHRLAQGF; encoded by the coding sequence GTGGACAACCCCTTCACCGCACGCGAGATCTGGTTCCTGACCGGCAGCCAGGGCCTGTACGGCCCCGAGACGCTCGTCCAGGTCGCCGAGCAGTCCCGCACCATCGCCGAGACGCTCGATGCCGCGAGCGACATCCCGGTGAAGATCGTCTGGAAGCCGGTGCTCACCGACCGTGACGCGATCCGCGAGATCGCCCTGGCCGCGAACGCGGACCCGGCCTGCGTGGGCGTCATCGCCTGGATGCACACCTTCTCCCCCGCGAAGATGTGGATCCAGGGCCTGGATGCGCTGCGCACCCCGCTGCTGCACCTGCACACCCAGGCGAACGTCGAGCTGCCCTGGTCCACGATCGACATGGACTTCATGAACCTCAACCAGGCCGCGCACGGCGACCGCGAGTTCGGCTACATCGCCACCCGCCTGGGCGTGGACCGCAAGACCGTCGTGGGCCACGCGAGCGACGAGGGCGTGCAGTCCAAGATCGGCCGCTGGGCCCGCGCCGCGACCGGCTGGGCCGAGATGCACTCGCTGAAGCTCGCCCGCTTCGGCGACAACATGCGGGGCGTCGCCGTCACCGAGGGCGACAAGACCGAGGCGGAGCTGCGCCTCGGCGTCTCCGTGAACACCTGGGGCGTCAACGACCTGGTCACAGTAGTGGATGCGGTCGACGACCGAGATGTCGATGCGCTGGTCGCCGAGTACGAGGAGCTCTACGAGGTCGCCCCCGAGCTGCGGAAGGGCGGGGAGCGCCACGAGTCGCTGCGCTACGGCGCCCGCCAGGAGATCGGGCTGCGCACCTTCCTCGAGGAGGGCGGCTTCGGCGCCTTCACCACGAACTTCGAGGACCTCGGCGGTCTGCGCCAGCTCCCGGGCCTGGCCGTGCAGCGCCTGATGGCCGACGGCTACGGCTTCGGCGCCGAGGGCGACTGGAAGACCGCCATCCTGGTGCGGGTCGCCGCGGTGATGGGCCACGGCCTGCCCGGCGGCGCCTCCCTCATGGAGGATTACACCTACGAGCTCACCCCGGGCAGGGAGAAGATCCTCGGCGCCCACATGCTCGAGGTCTCCCCCTCGCTGACCACCCAGAAGCCCACGCTGGAGATCCACCCGCTGGGCATCGGCGACCGCGAGGACCCGGTGCGGCTGAAGTTCACGGCCGACCCCGGCCCCGCCGTGGTGGTGGCGCTGAGCGACATGCGCGAGCGCTTCCGCCTGGTGGCCAACGTGGTCGACGTGGTCGAGCCCGATGAGGAGCTGCCGAACCTGCCGGTGGCCTGCGCCGTCTGGGAGCCGAAGCCGGACTTCGCGACCTCCGCCGAGTGCTGGCTCACCGCCGGCGCCGCCCACCACACCGTGATGAGCAACGCCGTGGACCTCGAGACCTGGGAGGACCTCGCGACGATCGGCGATCTCGAGCTCGCGATCATCGACGAGGACACCACGGTGCGCTCCTTCGCCCAGGACCTGCGCACCAACCAGGTCTTCCACCGCCTCGCCCAGGGCTTCTGA
- a CDS encoding FAD/FMN-dependent dehydrogenase (PFAM: FAD binding domain; D-arabinono-1,4-lactone oxidase) has translation MPTSTPADHTLGGPGRSWSGTVDYGPGPLHTPTGLEELRALIARSPRIRALGTRHSFSTVAASDADLVTLTRMPADLDIDSTAGTVRVAAGVRYGELALSAHAQGLALPNMGSLPHISVGGASATGTHGSGDAERSLASAVRAIDMVTADGDLLTLSREDDPEIFDGAVLALGALGVVTHLTLDLIPAAPMRQSVHLDFPAARMGQEDLAAMLAGGTSVSLFHHWEGHIAQAWVKQVVGRDEELPETWLGGRRARRPVHPLPGMPADFCTDQSGAPGPAHERLPHFRLEFTPSNGEEIQSEYFVAREDIAPALAAVMPLGERIRPLLHASEVRTVAADELWLSPAHRRDSACVHFTWKQRPEEVAALLPAIEERLAPFAPRPHWGKVFTTAPEQVRAQYPRLADFLALRERLDPQRVFTNAYVERLLGA, from the coding sequence ATGCCCACCTCGACCCCCGCCGACCACACCCTGGGCGGCCCCGGCCGCAGCTGGTCCGGGACCGTGGACTACGGCCCCGGCCCGCTGCACACCCCGACCGGCCTCGAGGAGCTGCGGGCGCTGATCGCGCGCAGCCCGCGGATCCGGGCGCTCGGCACCCGGCACTCCTTCTCCACGGTCGCCGCGAGCGACGCGGACCTCGTCACCCTCACCCGGATGCCCGCCGATCTGGACATCGACAGCACCGCCGGGACCGTGCGGGTCGCGGCCGGGGTGCGGTACGGCGAGCTCGCCCTCTCCGCCCACGCCCAGGGCCTGGCGCTGCCGAACATGGGCTCGCTGCCCCACATCTCGGTGGGCGGGGCGAGCGCCACCGGCACCCACGGCTCCGGGGACGCCGAACGCTCCCTCGCCTCCGCCGTGCGGGCGATCGACATGGTCACCGCCGACGGGGACCTGCTCACCCTCTCCCGCGAGGACGACCCGGAGATCTTCGACGGGGCGGTGCTGGCCCTCGGCGCGCTCGGCGTGGTCACCCACCTCACGCTCGACCTGATCCCGGCCGCGCCGATGCGCCAGAGCGTCCACCTCGACTTCCCCGCCGCGCGCATGGGCCAGGAGGACCTCGCCGCGATGCTCGCCGGCGGCACCAGCGTGAGCCTGTTCCACCACTGGGAGGGGCACATCGCCCAGGCCTGGGTGAAGCAGGTCGTCGGCCGGGACGAGGAGCTGCCGGAGACGTGGCTGGGCGGGCGGCGCGCCCGTCGGCCCGTGCACCCGCTGCCGGGGATGCCCGCGGACTTCTGCACCGACCAGAGCGGCGCGCCGGGCCCCGCCCATGAGCGGCTGCCGCACTTCCGCCTCGAGTTCACCCCGAGCAACGGCGAGGAGATCCAGTCGGAGTACTTCGTGGCCCGGGAGGACATCGCCCCCGCCCTCGCCGCGGTGATGCCGCTCGGGGAGCGGATCCGGCCGCTGCTGCACGCCTCCGAGGTGCGCACCGTCGCCGCGGACGAGCTCTGGCTCTCCCCCGCGCACCGGCGGGACAGCGCCTGCGTGCACTTCACCTGGAAGCAGCGCCCCGAGGAGGTCGCAGCGCTGCTGCCCGCGATCGAGGAGCGCCTGGCCCCCTTCGCGCCGCGCCCGCACTGGGGGAAGGTGTTCACCACCGCACCGGAGCAGGTGCGTGCGCAGTACCCGCGGCTCGCGGACTTCCTCGCCCTGCGCGAGCGGCTGGATCCGCAGCGCGTGTTCACCAACGCCTACGTCGAGCGGCTGCTCGGGGCCTGA